AATGGATTCATCTGAGCATAATTGGTTACCATTTATTGAGAAGAAAGGACTTTTTTATGCCTTATATGTGGACAAAGCTTCTCAATTTAAGACTACAAGATATAGAGGAATTTTTGAGCAAAAGGTGATATGTGCCATACGGAGTAAAATTTTAACATTTTGATGTAATGAAAATTTAACATCTTGACGAATTAATAACACAATTTTCTTGACAGGTATCAATTTCTTTGTAAAATTAGACGATGTAGGGGCAACACTTGTGGTTGCCCAAATAACAGAGCAGGGACAAGCCCTGTCCCTACATTATGGAAATTAATCTTAAATCGGCTGTTATTCGTAAGATTGAAGAAATAAGTGGTGAGAATATCCTTAAGTGTTATCAGTGTGGCAAGTGTTCGGCAGGCTGTCCTGCTGTTGGAGCTATGGACATTCTACCAAACCAAGCTATACGCCTAATACAAGTTGGAGAAGTAGATGAGGTAGTAAATTCGAAGACAGTATGGGTATGCGCAAGTTGTTTCACCTGTAGTGCGCGCTGCCCCAAAGGTGTAGATGTAGCTAAGGTACTTGAAGCTGTGAGGCTTATATTCTTGAGAAAGAATGTGGATTATCAGATACCTAAAGAGGTGCCAGATAAAAACAAATTGCCCCAAATTGCACTCATAAGTAGCTT
This is a stretch of genomic DNA from bacterium. It encodes these proteins:
- a CDS encoding 4Fe-4S dicluster domain-containing protein is translated as MEINLKSAVIRKIEEISGENILKCYQCGKCSAGCPAVGAMDILPNQAIRLIQVGEVDEVVNSKTVWVCASCFTCSARCPKGVDVAKVLEAVRLIFLRKNVDYQIPKEVPDKNKLPQIALISSFRKLTA